From a single Miscanthus floridulus cultivar M001 chromosome 8, ASM1932011v1, whole genome shotgun sequence genomic region:
- the LOC136476621 gene encoding uncharacterized protein, with protein sequence MTELAAGAVSSLLVVVRNEALLLGGVRDDVQFIKEEMESMKSFLAHLARSTPPGREHDEQVRTWMNQVRLLAQDCHNCIDLYLYSGNPDIHRAKGRLRRYLWWVYWFLRKLLAQHRAAVQLRQLKDRARDVGERRLRYGVEVPVKSGSGESPPTAGRLVAATASSSARAAAPVRGGYAAGASSAGDDNEEEYEDGDDQLMGATTAGGHSGRRAFTEPRTLDDYVKAKLWEWVGKITVNAGKSLSMVIVAPYTYQDLLALVQEIWVSKGIGYQRMVLVDIPAVHPDLMPLRAKEVLFYIQHELKHAKSQPQPQEPGPDEGEGDWEVYIRKLQIYHEKKRALSLLKIKENIKEMKVHEKLDKIKSDIQGRLGNGDGLPKGDKLQGELDHLDIDVLLQLLLHAAVAASQQDQGKNKNIHIPAQIVKKLKEHMEAEEKDKTLEEEEVAKHMGLEEGEAAGKNMEEKEEEEEEEEEEEEEEEEEEEDEDEEEEEEEVVVEDTTWIHLDEAQYAHILRNLFPKSISSSSRPLQAQDRSLVGKQATKPTTATLLGEDEIKQMIHDAKKDILRELQEGKYDKGEGTGEFAVPDQNPETVSEKIGQMIDDMKQEFKEQLKIKGLVEEINKQLNYASALFILKVDELMDVSTLEDTRNALSLLNTSSDIMVVTTTKVDSQVAKEYCYPQLEPIDYSLAGLYHDTVLELTGQLQKKNEDKHYDDHHLRIFHDILDECEPHEFCMKIFTHALYANPKRSTEELLKLHITLRDLPASFNSIRVMFKFSYNDLPKEYKSCLLYLAIFPPGHKIRRSTLIGRWVAEGLTSKEDWHSSVRQANRCFDALVDRCLVYPADIGATGNVKSCIVGEPVHGIITTIARKQHILETRLSHHLARHFSVFNDLQLRSSDGIDKFFQGLYRSSRVSVLKVLDLEGCKCFTGKNQRYLKDICRKMLLLKYLSLRRTNISQLPTEINNLRELEVLDIRQTEVPSHATANILLLKLKRLLAGHVGLNYPSSFGSASASGQIPHKIYKMVNMEVLSNVKAQRSHDLQDIGNLWQLRKLGVVIDDKDSHLRKLLQTISDLHECLRSLSITTIPVATPTPREALGTTPSPASADELPADGNVNGIGSLLKKHPKILHSLSIRGTTHKGNVLSLFIKGNKNILAKVTLSDTPLTKDDLKFLAKLPKLRCVRLQHIACTDTEHMLAFEKDEFISLKYLLVEGSDLTNITFVDGSAPELEKMVLSFTSTGSISGVHWLSKLEELELNNSFCGRLLSSFDDATQIAKLTLRGTKLEQDALQSLTKNPNIRSLVLLEGSFGGIQNETILEKDDLLWLNLLVVDCSAITKIVFTSGSAPRLEKIVWSSSTSLSSIDKLPRLKELEFKGDQAVPDEMIEAIDKHQNKPILKLNGPETQD encoded by the coding sequence ATGACTGAGCTGGCGGCTGGCGCCGTGAGCTCACTGCTGGTCGTCGTCCGCAACGAGGCGCTGCTGCTTGGCGGCGTCCGGGACGACGTGCAGTTcatcaaggaggagatggagagcATGAAGAGTTTCCTGGCGCACCTAGCCCGGAGCACGCCCCCCGGCAGGGAGCACGACGAGCAGGTGCGCACCTGGATGAACCAGGTGCGGCTGCTAGCTCAGGACTGCCACAACTGCATCGACCTCTACCTGTACAGCGGGAACCCCGACATCCACCGTGCCAAGGGCAGGCTCCGGCGCTACCTCTGGTGGGTTTACTGGTTCCTGCGCAAGCTGCTCGCGCAGCACCGCGCGGCGGTCCAGCTACGCCAGCTCAAGGACCGGGCGCGTGATGTCGGCGAGCGACGCTTGAGGTACGGCGTGGAGGTGCCAGTGAAGTCAGGGTCGGGGGAATCGCCTCCCACCGCTGGCCGGTTAGTGGCGGCGACAGCATCTTCATCAGCTCGGGCTGCTGCGCCTGTGCGCGGTGGCTATGCTGCTGGTGCTTCTTCTGCCGGAGACGACAACGAAGAAGAATACGAAGACGGCGACGATCAACTCATGGGGGCAACGACCGCCGGCGGTCATTCTGGTCGAAGAGCCTTCACCGAGCCTCGCACTCTTGACGACTACGTCAAGGCAAAGCTATGGGAGTGGGTAGGAAAAATTACTGTAAATGCCGGCAAAAGTCTGTCCATGGTCATCGTGGCACCGTATACATATCAGGACCTCCTCGCTCTCGTACAAGAAATTTGGGTTTCCAAGGGCATCGGTTACCAACGCATGGTCTTGGTCGACATCCCGGCCGTGCACCCCGATCTCATGCCGCTACGAGCCAAGGAAGTCCTCTTCTACATTCAGCACGAGCTCAAGCATGCCAAATCCCAACCTCAACCCCAGGAGCCAGGCCCAGATGAAGGCGAAGGGGACTGGGAAGTTTACATAAGAAAATTGCAAATTTACCATGAAAAAAAGAGGGCTCTTTCTCTTCTTAAAATCAAGGAGAATATCAAAGAGATGAAGGTtcatgagaagcttgacaaaaTCAAAAGTGATATCCAAGGTCGACTAGGGAATGGCGACGGACTACCCAAGGGTGACAAGCTGCAGGGTGAGCTTGACCACCTAGACATTGACGTCCTCCTTCAGCTGCTGCTCCATGCAGCTGTTGCTGCGTCCCAACAAGACCAAGGGAAGAACAAAAACATACATATACCAGCGCAGATCGTCAAGAAGCTTAAGGAGCATATGGAAGCAGAGGAAAAGGACAAGAcccttgaagaggaagaagtagccAAACATATGGGGTTGGAAGAAGGAGAAGCCGCAGGCAAGAacatggaggagaaggaggaggaggaggaggaggaagaagaagaagaagaagaagaagaagaagaagaagaagacgaagacgaagaagaggaggaggaggaggtggtggtggaggatacGACATGGATTCACCTCGATGAGGCACAATATGCACACATCCTGCGGAATCTGTTCCCCAAGAGCATAAGCAGCAGTAGCAGGCCCCTGCAAGCTCAAGACAGATCGTTGGTGGGCAAGCAAGCCACAAAGCCCACAACGGCTACATTACTCGGTGAAGATGAAATCAAACAAATGATCCATGACGCAAAGAAAGACATCTTACGGGAGCTGCAGGAAGGAAAATATGACAAGGGTGAAGGGACAGGTGAATTTGCTGTTCCAGATCAAAACCCAGAAACTGTTTCTGAAAAAATCGGTCAGATGATTGACGACATGAAGCAGGAGTTCAAAGAGCAGCTCAAGATCAAAGGGCTCGTGGAAGAGATCAATAAACAATTGAACTATGCAAGTGCCCTGTTTATCCTCAAAGTTGACGAGCTGATGGATGTTTCCACATTGGAGGATACCAGAAATGCTCTGAGCCTGTTAAACACCAGCTCCGATATAATGGTCGTCACCACCACAAAGGTGGACAGCCAGGTGGCTAAAGAATATTGCTATCCACAGCTGGAACCTATAGACTACTCTCTTGCTGGCCTCTACCATGATACAGTTCTAGAGCTTACTGGCCAGCTGCAGAAGAAGAATGAAGACAAGCACTACGACGACCACCACCTCCGAATTTTTCATGATATCTTGGACGAGTGTGAGCCACATGAATTCTGCATGAAGATCTTCACGCATGCCTTGTATGCTAACCCCAAGAGGAGCACCGAGGAGTTACTCAAGCTGCACATCACCCTGCGGGATTTGCCAGCATCATTCAATAGCATCAGGGTGATGTTCAAATTCTCTTACAATGATCTGCCCAAAGAATACAAGTCCTGCTTGCTGTACCTAGCTATCTTCCCTCCGGGACACAAGATCAGGCGGTCAACCTTGATTGGACGGTGGGTTGCAGAAGGGCTAACTTCCAAGGAAGATTGGCACAGTTCCGTGCGTCAGGCCAACCGATGTTTTGACGCACTAGTTGACCGGTGCCTTGTTTATCCAGCTGATATAGGTGCCACAGGAAATGTAAAGAGCTGCATCGTAGGTGAACCGGTTCATGGAATCATTACCACCATCGCCAGAAAACAACACATCCTGGAGACACGTCTGTCACATCACTTGGCTCGCCACTTCTCCGTCTTCAACGATCTCCAGCTTCGCAGCTCTGACGGGATTGATAAATTCTTCCAGGGGCTCTATAGATCATCTCGAGTGTCCGTGCTCAAGGTGCTAGATCTAGAAGGCTGTAAGTGCTTTACTGGGAAGAACCAACGGTACCTCAAGGACATCTGCAGAAAGATGTTACTGCTGAAATATCTGAGCCTAAGGAGAACAAATATTAGCCAGCTACCTACAGAAATCAACAACCTCCGTGAGCTAGAGGTATTGGATATCCGACAAACTGAGGTGCCTTCACATGCAACAGCAAATATCCTGCTCTTGAAGCTGAAGCGTCTGCTTGCTGGTCACGTTGGTCTGAATTATCCAAGCAGTTTTGGCTCTGCTAGTGCTAGTGGCCAGATCCCTCACAAGATCTACAAAATGGTAAACATGGAGGTACTGTCTAATGTCAAGGCCCAGCGCAGTCATGATTTACAAGACATTGGAAACCTATGGCAGCTGAGGAAGCTGGGTGTGGTTATCGATGATAAGGATAGTCACCTCAGGAAGTTGCTTCAGACGATCAGTGACCTACACGAGTGCCTCCGTTCTCTGTCAATCACTACTATTCCCGTAGCCACACCCACACCACGCGAGGCATTGGGTACTACTCCTAGTCCTGCTAGTGCAGATGAGTTACCTGCAGATGGCAATGTCAATGGCATTGGCTCTCTCTTAAAAAAACATCCCAAGATTCTTCATAGTTTAAGCATCAGGGGAACCACGCACAAGGGGAATGTTCTTTCATTGTTCATAAAAGGTAATAAAAACATACTGGCCAAGGTAACTCTAAGTGACACGCCGCTGACCAAAGATGATCTCAAATTCCTTGCCAAGCTGCCCAAGTTACGGTGTGTCAGGCTCCAACACATTGCATGCACCGACACCGAGCACATGCTCGCCTTCGAGAAGGATGAGTTCATAAGTCTTAAGTACCTTCTCGTCGAGGGGTCCGACTTGACTAATATCACTTTTGTGGATGGATCAGCCCCTGAGCTTGAGAAGATGGTTCTGTCTTTCACCAGCACAGGTTCTATCTCTGGAGTTCACTGGCTTTCAAAATTGGAAGAGCTTGAGTTGAACAACAGCTTCTGCGGCAGGTTGCTATCCTCGTTTGACGATGCCACACAAATAGCCAAGCTGACTCTTCGTGGTACAAAGCTAGAGCAAGACGCTCTACAAAGCCTCACCAAGAACCCAAATATACGCAGTCTGGTGCTCTTGGAAGGGTCTTTCGGTGGAATACAGAACGAGACTATATTAGAAAAGGATGACTTATTATGGCTCAACCTTCTTGTTGTTGACTGCTCGGCCATCACCAAGATCGTCTTCACCAGCGGATCTGCTCCTAGGCTCGAGAAGATTGTCTGGTCCTCTTCCACATCTCTCTCCAGCATCGACAAACTTCCCAGATTGAAGGAACTCGAGTTCAAGGGTGACCAAGCAGTCCCTGATGAGATGATAGAGGCCATTGACAAACATCAAAACAAGCCCATTCTTAAACTTAATGGACCAGAAACTCAAGACTAA